Proteins encoded together in one Terriglobia bacterium window:
- a CDS encoding ABC transporter ATP-binding protein/permease, giving the protein MRLLYTYSKQYWKLITLALVLAATNQVFSLLDPLIFRHVIDNYATQYNKYTKVQFIRGAGWLLLAAVGVAFVSRVAKNFQDYFVNVIVQRLGAKMYSDGIHHSLDLPYQVFEDQRSGETLGKLQKVRLDVEKFFNAAINTLFTSLVGVIFVVIYALSVHWAIVPAFLIAVPLLGVMSSVLSRRIKTIQKTIVAETTALAGSTTESLRNIELVKSLGLARQEVARLNGVTEKILRLELKKVKFLRSLSFIQGTSVNAMRTTLLFLMLYLIFLQQITVGQFFSLMIYSFFIFTPLQELGNIINTFRETEVSLQNFQTILDTPRDPKPENPEPFNELMTLQFHHVSFRHLTATALALDKISFTAARGDTIAFVGPSGAGKSTLVKLLVGLYAPHSGEILYNGIPSNRLDLDDLRERIGFVTQDTQLFSGSIRENLLFVNPSATDAECLEVLRKAAADSLLARADRGLDTLIGEGGVKVSGGEKQRLSIARALLRHPQLLVFDEATSSLDSLTEEEITRTIRDVASGQEAITILIAHRLSTIMHADRIYVLERGRIAESGRHSELLEQKGLYYAMWRQQVGERKVEEAGVAG; this is encoded by the coding sequence ATGAGACTTCTCTACACCTACTCGAAGCAGTACTGGAAGCTGATCACGCTGGCCCTGGTTCTGGCGGCCACCAACCAGGTTTTCTCCCTGCTGGACCCGCTGATCTTTCGCCATGTGATTGACAACTACGCCACGCAGTACAACAAGTACACCAAAGTGCAGTTCATCCGCGGCGCGGGATGGCTGCTGCTGGCGGCGGTGGGCGTCGCCTTTGTCTCGCGCGTGGCTAAAAACTTCCAGGACTATTTCGTCAACGTGATTGTCCAGCGCCTGGGCGCGAAGATGTACTCTGACGGGATCCACCACTCGCTGGACCTTCCCTACCAGGTCTTCGAAGACCAGCGCAGCGGCGAGACCCTGGGCAAGCTGCAAAAGGTCCGCCTGGACGTGGAAAAGTTCTTCAACGCCGCCATCAACACGCTGTTTACGTCGCTGGTGGGCGTGATTTTTGTCGTCATCTACGCTCTCAGCGTGCACTGGGCCATTGTGCCGGCGTTTCTGATCGCCGTGCCCCTGCTGGGCGTGATGAGTTCGGTGCTGAGCCGGCGCATCAAGACCATCCAGAAGACCATTGTGGCGGAAACTACCGCTCTGGCGGGGTCCACCACGGAATCTCTGCGCAACATTGAGCTGGTCAAGAGTCTGGGGCTGGCCCGCCAGGAAGTGGCCCGCCTGAACGGCGTGACGGAAAAGATCCTCCGCCTGGAGCTGAAGAAAGTGAAATTCCTGCGCAGCCTGAGCTTTATTCAGGGAACGTCCGTAAACGCCATGCGCACCACGCTGCTTTTCCTGATGCTGTACCTCATCTTCCTGCAGCAGATCACCGTGGGACAGTTCTTCTCGTTGATGATCTATTCGTTTTTCATCTTCACCCCGCTGCAGGAGCTGGGAAACATCATCAACACGTTCCGCGAAACCGAGGTCTCATTGCAGAATTTCCAGACTATTTTGGACACGCCGCGCGATCCCAAGCCGGAAAACCCCGAGCCGTTCAACGAATTGATGACGCTGCAATTCCACCACGTCAGCTTCCGCCATCTCACGGCCACGGCCTTGGCACTGGACAAGATCAGCTTTACCGCGGCGCGCGGCGATACCATCGCTTTTGTCGGCCCGTCGGGCGCGGGCAAATCAACGCTGGTCAAGCTGCTGGTGGGACTCTATGCGCCGCACTCCGGCGAAATTCTGTACAACGGAATTCCATCCAACCGGCTTGACCTGGACGACCTGCGGGAGCGCATCGGTTTTGTCACCCAGGACACGCAGCTCTTTTCCGGCTCGATTCGCGAGAACCTGCTCTTCGTCAATCCCAGCGCCACGGACGCCGAATGCCTGGAAGTCCTGCGCAAGGCTGCCGCGGACAGCCTGCTGGCCCGTGCCGACCGCGGCCTGGATACGCTGATCGGCGAAGGCGGCGTGAAGGTCTCCGGCGGCGAGAAGCAACGCCTCTCCATCGCGCGGGCGCTGTTGCGCCATCCGCAGCTTTTGGTCTTTGACGAAGCCACGTCTTCGCTCGATTCGCTTACGGAAGAAGAAATCACCCGGACGATTCGCGACGTGGCCAGCGGTCAGGAAGCCATCACCATCCTGATCGCCCACCGCCTGTCCACCATCATGCACGCCGACCGCATTTACGTCCTGGAGCGTGGCCGCATCGCCGAATCCGGGCGGCACTCGGAATTGCTGGAGCAGAAGGGCCTGTATTACGCCATGTGGCGCCAGCAGGTGGGCGAGCGCAAAGTGGAAGAAGCCGGAGTGGCGGGATAG
- a CDS encoding TetR/AcrR family transcriptional regulator, which yields MAAPKSTTRERIIQAAVELFYAHGYAGTGMAEILKKANANSGSFYFFFTGKEDLLMAVLDWYQQNLGPVLLAPVFKQSKDPIKRIFLLLEKYRQNVVVTEFAFGCPLGRLALEIEPDRRAVHDRIAANFTGWSRAVEELLAQAKAAGRLPDDCDLRQLSRFVLTVMEGGVMQARSYQCIEPFDDCISQLRAYFKTMESSQRKPMNRARKAGISQRRRKTK from the coding sequence ATGGCAGCTCCAAAATCCACCACCCGCGAACGCATCATCCAGGCAGCCGTGGAGCTGTTCTATGCCCACGGGTACGCCGGCACGGGGATGGCGGAGATCCTCAAGAAAGCCAACGCCAACAGCGGCAGCTTTTATTTTTTCTTCACCGGCAAAGAAGACCTGCTAATGGCGGTGCTGGATTGGTACCAGCAAAACCTGGGGCCGGTGCTGCTGGCGCCGGTGTTCAAGCAGTCCAAAGACCCCATCAAGCGCATTTTTCTTTTGCTGGAAAAGTATCGCCAGAACGTGGTGGTCACCGAGTTTGCCTTCGGCTGTCCTCTGGGACGCCTGGCGTTGGAGATTGAGCCGGACCGCCGAGCGGTGCATGACAGGATCGCCGCCAACTTTACCGGATGGTCGCGCGCCGTGGAAGAGCTGCTGGCCCAGGCGAAAGCCGCGGGCCGCCTGCCCGACGACTGCGATCTCCGCCAACTCTCCCGCTTCGTGCTGACGGTGATGGAAGGCGGCGTGATGCAGGCGCGTTCCTACCAATGCATTGAGCCGTTCGACGATTGCATCAGCCAGCTCCGCGCTTATTTCAAAACGATGGAAAGCTCACAGCGCAAGCCAATGAACCGCGCCCGCAAGGCCGGAATATCTCAACGAAGAAGGAAAACAAAATGA
- a CDS encoding DUF6265 family protein yields MKSKTLSLFVAIMLVVAAPLVARAQGAAPENARDVATVKAVDFAWMTGRWIGRLQTATAEQICSTVQAGEMLCLFRIFVQGQPVMYELYTIYDTPKGVEIRSLNFPTDLTDKVLQQPLLMVLQKYSNKEVVFAGAPGAQVETSTLLRDSPTTMNGIIMFRDQKEAHIRVRWEKVAYDAKVNYNPPVSKP; encoded by the coding sequence ATGAAATCCAAAACACTATCGTTGTTCGTCGCCATTATGCTCGTCGTCGCTGCGCCGCTTGTGGCTCGGGCCCAAGGCGCGGCGCCGGAAAACGCGCGCGACGTCGCCACCGTCAAAGCCGTTGATTTTGCCTGGATGACTGGCCGCTGGATCGGCCGTCTACAGACGGCGACGGCGGAACAGATCTGTTCTACCGTTCAAGCCGGCGAAATGCTTTGCTTGTTCCGGATATTTGTTCAAGGCCAGCCGGTGATGTATGAGCTCTACACCATTTATGACACGCCGAAGGGAGTGGAGATACGCTCTCTGAATTTCCCCACGGATCTGACGGACAAAGTCCTGCAGCAGCCGCTGCTCATGGTCCTGCAGAAGTACAGCAACAAAGAAGTGGTTTTTGCCGGCGCGCCCGGGGCCCAGGTTGAGACGTCCACGCTGCTGCGCGATTCGCCCACCACCATGAACGGCATCATCATGTTCCGCGACCAGAAGGAGGCGCACATCCGCGTGCGCTGGGAGAAGGTCGCGTATGACGCCAAGGTGAATTACAACCCGCCTGTGTCCAAGCCATAA
- a CDS encoding NADPH:quinone oxidoreductase family protein — protein sequence MRAVLCKEWGSEEKLVVEEIGAPAMREGAVRLAVHAAGVNFADLLLIAGQYQEKPAFPFIPGAEAAGVVTQVGPGVSGIKAGDRVMALAGLGAYAEEVVVEAAKVLRIPEGMDFASAAAFPVAYGTSHGALEWRARLQPGEWLLVTGAAGGVGLTAVEIGKAMGAKVIACAGNAEKLSVAQQHGADHLIDYSKEDIRERVKAITGGRGADVIYDPVGGDAFDAALRSIAWGGRIIVIGFAAGRVPQIPANIVLVKNVDVIGFYWGSYQKHKPGLVISSFAQLFRWFEEGKIKPHVSLQFDLEHTAQALEALRARKSTGKVVITVRS from the coding sequence ATGCGCGCGGTGCTTTGCAAAGAATGGGGTAGTGAAGAAAAGCTGGTGGTGGAAGAGATCGGCGCTCCAGCCATGCGCGAAGGCGCAGTTCGGCTGGCGGTCCACGCTGCGGGCGTGAATTTTGCCGACCTGCTGCTCATCGCAGGCCAGTACCAGGAGAAGCCGGCGTTTCCCTTCATTCCCGGAGCCGAGGCCGCGGGCGTGGTGACTCAAGTCGGCCCGGGCGTCAGCGGAATCAAAGCTGGTGACCGCGTGATGGCGCTCGCGGGGCTAGGCGCCTACGCAGAAGAAGTTGTAGTCGAGGCCGCCAAGGTCCTGCGCATCCCTGAGGGGATGGATTTTGCCAGCGCCGCGGCGTTTCCGGTGGCTTACGGAACATCGCACGGCGCGCTGGAGTGGCGCGCGCGACTCCAGCCCGGCGAATGGCTGTTGGTCACCGGCGCGGCGGGGGGCGTGGGCTTGACCGCCGTAGAGATTGGCAAGGCCATGGGCGCCAAGGTGATCGCCTGCGCTGGGAACGCGGAAAAACTCTCGGTCGCCCAGCAACACGGCGCCGATCACCTGATTGATTATTCAAAAGAAGACATTCGCGAGCGCGTAAAAGCCATCACCGGCGGACGCGGCGCGGACGTGATCTACGATCCCGTAGGAGGCGACGCCTTCGACGCCGCGCTGCGTTCCATTGCCTGGGGCGGAAGGATCATCGTCATCGGCTTTGCCGCCGGGCGAGTGCCGCAAATTCCCGCCAATATTGTGCTGGTAAAGAATGTTGACGTGATCGGCTTCTACTGGGGTTCTTACCAGAAGCACAAGCCGGGGCTGGTGATTTCGTCGTTTGCCCAGCTCTTCCGCTGGTTCGAAGAAGGCAAGATCAAGCCGCATGTATCGCTTCAGTTCGATCTGGAGCACACCGCACAGGCGCTGGAAGCGCTGCGGGCGCGGAAGTCCACGGGCAAGGTCGTGATAACGGTGAGATCGTAA